From Alteromonas sp. RKMC-009, one genomic window encodes:
- a CDS encoding response regulator, producing the protein MNYADKRVLIIEDQRPFLLVLRGLLHSMGATEVVTKSSAEQALSLCRKRKFDIIISDLHLGSDKKNGFEFIEELRSQKLAKPSAIVMLISADSTRPFVLGSIDRGPDDYLIKPFSQNQLKTRLERAWKKRQALLPVYHALHEGDTALARKQAEKLLATNRPYRGSVAQLLTGICWQQKDFAGALNVLSDFDTDRPVPWLQLALAKNWLKMNERDKALSMAQSVLQRNRFSAEAYDVVAECQLLNNDTERAAETIRHAIKISPYCTERHHIACHIARQHKDFVLASESAQAIWLLSRKTVKEHADIWCSYIRSILEVAENAEDKKTRNRYQQEAHLAVQRGKFDDYLSRNNDEFDFVIYEQIFTARLHSIEGKLIEAKRALNSGQEAIQQKYESYPQTYAPDSLKVMYAIGEYDEADALVNVIRSGNVHDSVRQMLDTDKQKAAEKQQLYSMHNKEGIEHYQQGDFKAARTSFTKALQFAPVNTGVALNLLQCVIKLLNTDTKEQPALLTDSKRLLKLLDGMFMKPQFLQKFEELRAELSGLTGKAA; encoded by the coding sequence ATGAATTACGCAGATAAACGTGTACTGATTATAGAAGATCAGCGCCCTTTTCTGCTGGTTTTGCGGGGTCTGCTGCATTCTATGGGTGCAACCGAAGTTGTCACGAAATCCTCCGCAGAGCAGGCGTTATCCCTGTGCCGGAAACGCAAGTTTGATATCATCATCAGCGACCTTCATCTGGGCTCTGACAAAAAGAACGGTTTTGAATTTATCGAAGAGCTGCGTAGTCAGAAACTTGCAAAACCCTCAGCCATTGTGATGTTGATCAGTGCTGACAGCACCCGCCCCTTCGTACTGGGCTCTATTGATCGCGGACCTGACGACTACCTGATAAAACCCTTTTCCCAGAACCAGCTGAAAACCCGTCTTGAACGTGCCTGGAAAAAACGCCAGGCCCTGCTGCCCGTTTATCATGCGCTCCATGAAGGCGATACTGCCCTTGCCCGAAAGCAGGCGGAAAAGTTACTTGCTACTAACCGGCCTTACCGTGGTTCGGTTGCACAACTGCTCACCGGCATTTGCTGGCAACAGAAAGATTTCGCCGGTGCTCTGAATGTACTGAGCGATTTTGATACAGACAGACCTGTGCCCTGGTTGCAACTGGCACTGGCTAAAAACTGGTTAAAAATGAATGAGCGGGACAAGGCCCTTTCTATGGCACAAAGTGTTCTGCAACGTAACCGTTTCAGTGCCGAAGCTTATGACGTGGTGGCAGAATGCCAGTTACTCAATAACGACACTGAGCGGGCTGCAGAAACCATACGTCATGCCATCAAAATTTCCCCTTACTGCACAGAGCGTCATCACATTGCCTGTCATATCGCCCGTCAACACAAAGATTTTGTGCTGGCCAGTGAAAGTGCGCAGGCAATCTGGTTGTTGTCCCGAAAAACGGTGAAAGAGCATGCGGATATCTGGTGCAGCTACATTCGCAGTATTCTGGAAGTAGCGGAAAACGCTGAAGATAAGAAAACCCGTAACCGCTATCAGCAGGAAGCTCATCTTGCCGTGCAGCGGGGTAAATTTGACGATTACCTCAGCCGTAATAACGACGAATTCGATTTCGTGATCTATGAACAAATATTCACAGCCAGGCTTCACAGTATTGAAGGAAAGCTCATTGAAGCCAAGCGGGCGTTGAACAGTGGCCAGGAAGCGATACAGCAAAAATACGAGTCTTATCCGCAAACCTATGCGCCGGACAGTTTAAAAGTGATGTATGCCATCGGCGAATATGATGAAGCAGACGCTCTGGTGAATGTAATTCGATCAGGTAATGTGCACGATTCTGTAAGACAGATGCTGGATACCGACAAGCAAAAGGCTGCTGAAAAACAACAGCTTTACTCTATGCATAACAAAGAAGGCATTGAACATTATCAGCAGGGCGATTTTAAAGCGGCACGCACGTCTTTCACCAAAGCCCTGCAGTTTGCGCCGGTGAATACCGGGGTTGCCCTCAACCTGCTGCAATGCGTGATTAAACTGCTGAACACCGATACTAAAGAGCAGCCGGCTTTATTAACAGACAGCAAGCGGTTACTGAAACTGCTGGATGGTATGTTCATGAAGCCTCAGTTCCTGCAAAAGTTTGAGGAACTGAGAGCAGAATTATCAGGGCTTACCGGAAAGGCTGCCTGA
- a CDS encoding VC2046/SO_2500 family protein, which produces MSTPDLPFDSGRLPALIPDREWNGELARAAGKGAQFSLFLAMHCQPGAEHFSLLPAEADGVTGDPHFPDRLNHYKRSPLKPSDADYLALNTTAKMANSGSAAAFSLWQSMHPDPLSAHDNATLIPPEVKENCSLATRMRLQHISRTPEPVDETMLDEVISGSSSLLTA; this is translated from the coding sequence ATGAGTACACCTGATTTACCCTTTGACTCTGGCCGGCTACCGGCACTGATCCCTGATCGTGAATGGAACGGGGAGCTTGCCCGTGCGGCAGGTAAAGGCGCGCAGTTCTCCCTTTTCCTTGCCATGCATTGTCAGCCCGGTGCTGAGCACTTTTCACTGTTACCCGCAGAGGCAGACGGGGTTACCGGCGATCCTCATTTTCCCGACCGTCTGAATCACTATAAACGGTCACCGCTTAAACCCTCTGATGCAGACTATCTGGCGCTCAATACTACGGCAAAGATGGCGAATTCCGGCTCAGCGGCGGCCTTTTCATTATGGCAGTCTATGCATCCTGATCCGTTAAGTGCCCATGACAATGCCACGCTCATTCCTCCCGAAGTTAAGGAAAATTGCAGTCTGGCAACCCGTATGCGGTTGCAGCATATTTCCCGCACGCCGGAACCAGTAGACGAAACTATGCTGGATGAGGTGATAAGTGGTTCTTCCTCATTGCTGACTGCCTGA
- the trhO gene encoding oxygen-dependent tRNA uridine(34) hydroxylase TrhO codes for MTQYIVCAMYKFVALENYEAMRQPLLEKMEEQGIKGTLLLASEGINGTVSGPREGIDNLLAYLNSDPRINPISYKESLHDEQPFYRTKVKLKKEIVTMGVEGIDPRHTVGTYVKPKDWNDLISDPDVLVIDTRNDYEIEIGTFKHAVDPNTKTFREFPDYVKDNMDPEKHKKVAMFCTGGIRCEKSTAYLKEQGFDEVYHLEGGILQYLEDVPAEESLWEGDCFVFDNRVAVNHDLQKSQYDACYACRLPITEEDKQSDKYEPGVSCPHCHGTHSDDQIARFREREKQVQLAKARSEEHVGSDARLAMEKRRQEKAEEQRQRALAAKQAQVK; via the coding sequence ATGACTCAATATATCGTTTGCGCGATGTACAAATTCGTTGCGCTTGAAAACTACGAAGCTATGCGCCAGCCGCTCCTCGAAAAGATGGAAGAGCAGGGTATCAAAGGCACATTATTGCTTGCCAGCGAAGGCATCAACGGCACAGTTTCCGGTCCCCGGGAAGGGATTGATAATTTACTCGCTTATCTGAACAGCGATCCGCGAATCAACCCTATCTCTTACAAAGAATCCCTGCATGACGAGCAGCCGTTCTACCGCACCAAGGTAAAACTGAAAAAAGAGATTGTGACAATGGGTGTGGAAGGTATTGATCCCCGCCATACGGTGGGTACATACGTGAAACCCAAAGACTGGAACGACCTTATCAGTGATCCTGACGTGCTGGTTATTGATACCCGCAACGATTACGAGATTGAAATCGGTACTTTCAAACATGCCGTCGATCCAAACACAAAGACCTTCCGTGAATTTCCTGACTATGTGAAAGATAACATGGACCCGGAAAAACATAAGAAGGTGGCCATGTTCTGTACCGGCGGTATCCGCTGTGAGAAATCCACGGCTTATCTGAAAGAGCAGGGATTTGACGAGGTTTATCACCTGGAAGGCGGTATTCTGCAATATCTGGAAGATGTACCGGCAGAAGAGTCTTTATGGGAAGGTGACTGTTTTGTATTTGATAACCGTGTTGCGGTGAATCATGATTTACAGAAAAGTCAGTATGATGCCTGCTATGCGTGTCGTTTACCGATTACTGAAGAAGACAAACAGTCTGATAAGTACGAGCCGGGTGTGAGTTGCCCTCATTGTCACGGTACACACAGTGACGACCAGATTGCCCGCTTCCGCGAGCGTGAAAAACAGGTTCAGCTGGCGAAAGCACGCAGCGAAGAGCACGTGGGTTCTGATGCAAGACTGGCAATGGAAAAACGTCGTCAGGAAAAAGCAGAAGAGCAGCGTCAACGTGCGCTGGCAGCAAAACAGGCACAGGTTAAGTAG
- a CDS encoding EF-hand domain-containing protein, whose protein sequence is MSTQLTEEKIAEIKSDFSFFDKDGNGQIDLPEFIELLTVLSPKTKMSHVEEGFKIIDDNDDGYIDFEEFLAWWQEGWWEY, encoded by the coding sequence GTGAGCACCCAACTTACAGAAGAAAAAATCGCAGAAATCAAAAGTGATTTCAGCTTCTTTGATAAAGACGGTAACGGTCAAATCGATCTGCCTGAATTTATTGAACTGCTGACCGTATTGTCGCCGAAAACGAAAATGAGCCATGTGGAAGAAGGGTTCAAAATTATTGACGACAATGATGACGGCTACATCGATTTTGAAGAGTTTCTTGCCTGGTGGCAGGAAGGCTGGTGGGAATATTAA
- a CDS encoding DEAD/DEAH box helicase — translation MLIADLPVHHKIVKRLQEKGLESLTEVQEQTILPALQGKDIMASSKTGSGKTFAFLIPLVHRLMTSKALSKQDPRALILAPTRELAKQVFSELRSLANGVGLQSALIVGGENYNDQTKVLRRNPHVIVGTAGRIADHLEDKSFFINGLELLIFDEADRMMDLGFAEQLNLINRFADHRKRQTMLFSATLDNIALNHLTRDLLKAPVRVAVGESTAAHQDIDQTLYFADDVGHKDNLLLTVLKEQDYNQAVVFTATREDTDRIAAILNEQHLEAVALRGDLPQNQRAAIMSNFSRGQNSVLVTTDLASRGLDLRKVGLVVNFDLPKQSDEYIHRIGRTGRAGDKGVAISFVGPRDWASYLTIKDHVSYDVDCTTHPLLPAKFSGKKQMKPKNTKGQDERNRSKTGSAGQKPPVKRRVNTMKGDEAGHMPVMKKKRNDVIDDDEEE, via the coding sequence TTGTTAATTGCCGATCTTCCGGTTCACCATAAAATTGTCAAACGTTTGCAGGAAAAAGGCCTGGAAAGCCTGACTGAAGTGCAGGAACAAACTATTCTGCCGGCTCTGCAGGGCAAGGACATCATGGCATCGTCAAAAACCGGATCAGGTAAAACCTTTGCTTTTCTGATCCCTCTTGTTCACCGGTTAATGACCAGCAAAGCACTAAGCAAGCAGGATCCCCGCGCACTTATTCTTGCCCCTACCCGCGAGCTGGCCAAACAGGTGTTCTCGGAATTACGCAGCCTTGCCAATGGCGTCGGCCTGCAAAGTGCGCTGATTGTTGGTGGTGAAAATTATAACGATCAAACTAAAGTGCTCCGCCGCAACCCTCATGTCATTGTGGGCACCGCTGGCCGGATTGCAGACCACCTTGAAGACAAATCATTTTTTATTAACGGGCTGGAACTGCTTATTTTCGATGAAGCAGACCGTATGATGGATTTAGGCTTTGCGGAGCAGCTTAACCTGATCAACCGCTTCGCGGATCACCGTAAGCGTCAGACAATGTTGTTTTCTGCCACGCTGGATAATATTGCCCTGAATCATTTAACCCGCGACTTATTGAAGGCCCCTGTACGCGTAGCTGTTGGTGAGTCTACTGCTGCCCATCAGGATATCGACCAGACTTTGTATTTTGCCGATGACGTGGGACACAAAGATAACCTGCTGCTCACGGTACTTAAAGAGCAGGACTACAATCAGGCGGTAGTCTTTACAGCAACCAGAGAAGACACAGACCGCATTGCTGCCATTTTAAACGAACAGCATCTTGAAGCTGTTGCTTTACGTGGTGATTTGCCGCAAAACCAGCGGGCTGCCATCATGAGTAATTTCAGTCGTGGTCAGAATAGTGTGCTGGTTACCACGGATCTCGCTTCCCGGGGCCTGGATTTGCGCAAAGTAGGCTTAGTCGTCAACTTTGACCTGCCGAAACAGTCTGATGAATATATCCACCGGATTGGCCGTACAGGCCGGGCCGGAGACAAGGGTGTTGCTATTTCATTTGTGGGCCCGAGGGACTGGGCAAGCTACCTGACGATTAAAGATCATGTCAGCTATGATGTTGACTGCACCACGCATCCCCTGTTACCGGCGAAGTTCAGCGGTAAAAAGCAGATGAAGCCAAAGAATACAAAAGGACAGGATGAGCGTAATCGCAGTAAAACCGGCTCTGCCGGTCAAAAGCCGCCGGTGAAAAGGCGGGTGAATACCATGAAGGGCGATGAAGCCGGTCACATGCCGGTGATGAAGAAAAAACGCAATGATGTCATCGACGATGACGAAGAAGAATGA
- a CDS encoding CoA transferase subunit B — MALTRDQIAMRVAQEFQDGSYVNLGIGIPTLAANYVPEGIEVMLQSENGLLGMGRYPDEDEIDADMINAGKETVTAITGASIFSSADSFAMIRGGHVDFTVLGAFEVDVNGNIASWMIPGKLIKGMGGAMDLVAGAKNIIVTMTHADKHGNSKLLEACTLPLTGVNCITRIITDLAVLEVADGAFHLCERAPGVSVDEIREKTAGKLIAADDVPEMQL, encoded by the coding sequence ATGGCATTAACCAGAGATCAAATCGCAATGCGTGTGGCGCAGGAATTTCAGGACGGCAGTTACGTAAACCTCGGTATCGGTATTCCTACTCTGGCCGCTAACTATGTGCCAGAAGGCATAGAGGTTATGCTGCAATCAGAAAATGGTCTTTTAGGCATGGGCCGCTATCCTGATGAAGACGAAATTGACGCAGACATGATCAACGCCGGTAAAGAAACGGTGACGGCTATCACCGGCGCTTCTATTTTCAGTTCCGCCGACAGCTTCGCCATGATCCGTGGCGGGCACGTTGATTTCACTGTGCTGGGCGCATTTGAAGTCGATGTAAACGGTAATATCGCCAGCTGGATGATTCCCGGCAAACTCATTAAGGGCATGGGCGGTGCCATGGACCTGGTGGCCGGTGCGAAGAACATCATTGTTACCATGACTCACGCTGACAAACACGGTAATTCAAAACTGTTAGAGGCCTGCACCCTGCCCCTTACCGGCGTGAATTGCATTACACGCATCATCACAGATCTGGCCGTACTTGAAGTCGCAGACGGTGCTTTTCATCTGTGTGAACGGGCGCCCGGTGTTTCCGTGGACGAAATCCGTGAAAAAACCGCCGGCAAACTGATTGCCGCTGACGATGTACCGGAAATGCAACTTTAA
- a CDS encoding CoA transferase subunit A, whose protein sequence is MSGFDKVVTSYEAALEGLSDNMTVVAGGFGLCGIPEGLIAQIKTAGVKGLTVVSNNCGVDGFGLGILLEDRQIKKMVSSYVGENALFEKQLLDGELEVELTPQGTLAEKLRAGGAGIPAFYTATGYGTPVGEGKEVKEFNGRPYILEESITGDFAIVKAWKADRYGNCVYRHTAQNFNPMAATAGKITVVEVEEIVEPGELEPSQIHTPGIFVDRVIKGTFEKRIERRVTAKKEA, encoded by the coding sequence ATGTCAGGTTTCGATAAAGTCGTTACCAGTTATGAAGCAGCACTGGAAGGTCTGTCTGACAACATGACCGTTGTGGCCGGCGGCTTTGGACTGTGTGGTATTCCGGAAGGGTTAATTGCACAAATCAAAACAGCAGGTGTAAAAGGCCTGACTGTGGTATCAAATAACTGCGGTGTCGACGGCTTTGGTCTCGGTATTTTGCTTGAAGACCGCCAGATCAAAAAAATGGTGTCTTCCTATGTTGGTGAAAATGCTCTGTTTGAAAAACAGTTGCTCGACGGCGAACTTGAGGTCGAACTGACCCCGCAAGGCACACTGGCTGAAAAGCTGCGCGCCGGTGGCGCCGGTATTCCCGCGTTCTACACGGCAACAGGCTACGGCACACCTGTCGGTGAAGGCAAAGAAGTGAAAGAGTTTAACGGCCGTCCTTATATTCTTGAAGAGTCTATTACCGGTGACTTTGCTATTGTCAAAGCCTGGAAAGCAGACCGCTATGGAAATTGCGTTTACCGTCACACCGCACAGAACTTTAATCCCATGGCAGCCACCGCAGGTAAAATCACTGTGGTTGAAGTTGAAGAAATTGTAGAGCCCGGTGAACTTGAGCCCTCTCAAATTCACACCCCGGGTATTTTCGTAGACCGCGTGATTAAAGGTACATTCGAAAAACGTATTGAGCGTCGCGTTACCGCGAAGAAGGAGGCGTAA